A single window of Rhodamnia argentea isolate NSW1041297 chromosome 5, ASM2092103v1, whole genome shotgun sequence DNA harbors:
- the LOC115725864 gene encoding protein NRT1/ PTR FAMILY 4.3: MEGRISEYKDGELNNMSEETTLDWRGRPSRPRKHGGMRAAAFILGLQSFEIMAIAAVGNNLITYVINEMHFSLSASANIVTNFVGTIFILALLGGYLSDSYLGSFWTMLIFGFVELSGFILLSVQAHLPQLKPPKCNMISNPSECVEAKGFKAFIFFVALYLVALGSGCVKPNMIAHGADQFKRDDPGQSKKLSTYFNAAYFAFSVGELVALTVLVWVQTHSGMDVGFGVSAAVMAMGLISLVSGTLYYRNKRPQGSILTPLAQVIVAAIVKRNQVLPSNPQLLHGGQKSMNDGNNDGSSLSPRGGRLFHTERFRFLEKACIKTQDEGKSGESPWRLCTVSQVEQVKTLLSILPIFACTIVFNTILAQLQTFSVQQGSSMNTRLGHSFRIPPASLQSIPYLMLIFLVPLYDALFVPFARRLTGCESGISPLQRIGFGLFLATFSMVAAALMEQKRREEAVGHGEIISIFWITPQFLIFGLSEMFTAVGLIEFFYKQSSNGMQAFLMAITYCSYSFGFYFSSLLVSLVNKVTASNGESGWLGENDLNKDRLDLFYWLLAVLSFLNFLNYLFWSRWVSRGPPSSLAPLQPNVNNVSSKNLGNLDINRDIP, translated from the exons ATGGAGGGAAGAATAAGTGAGTACAAGGATGGTGAACTGAATAACATGAGTGAAGAAACCACTCTTGATTGGAGAGGCAGGCCTTCCCGTCCTCGCAAGCATGGCGGCATGAGAGCCGCAGCCTTCATTCTCG GACTACAATCGTTCGAGATAATGGCGATAGCGGCAGTCGGGAACAACCTGATAACGTACGTGATAAACGAGATGCACTTCTCGCTGTCGGCATCGGCCAACATCGTCACCAACTTCGTCGGCACCATCTTCATCCTCGCCCTCCTCGGCGGCTACCTCTCCGACTCCTACCTTGGTAGCTTCTGGACCATGCTCATCTTCGGCTTCGTCGAGCTCTCC GGTTTCATATTGCTGTCGGTCCAAGCACATCTACCGCAGCTCAAGCCACCAAAGTGCAACATGATCAGTAATCCTTCCGAGTGCGTCGAAGCCAAGGGCTTCAAGGCGTTCATCTTCTTCGTGGCCCTCTATTTAGTCGCGCTGGGAAGCGGGTGCGTGAAGCCCAACATGATCGCCCACGGCGCGGACCAGTTCAAGAGGGACGACCCCGGCCAGTCCAAGAAGCTGTCCACGTACTTCAATGCGGCTTACTTCGCATTCTCGGTCGGGGAGCTCGTGGCCCTGACCGTGCTTGTGTGGGTCCAGACTCACTCGGGCATGGACGTCGGGTTCGGTGTGTCCGCGGCCGTCATGGCCATGGGGTTGATCAGCTTGGTCTCTGGCACTCTTTACTACAGAAACAAGAGGCCCCAAGGAAGCATCCTCACTCCTCTTGCCCAA GTAATAGTGGCAGCTATAGTGAAGAGGAATCAGGTACTGCCATCAAATCCGCAGCTGCTTCACGGAGGCCAAAAGAGCATGAATGATGGCAACAACGACGGCTCATCCTTGTCGCCACGTGGTGGTCGCCTTTTTCACACCGAAAGGTTCAG GTTCTTGGAGAAAGCATGCATCAAGACCCAAGACGAGGGAAAGAGCGGAGAGAGCCCATGGAGGCTATGCACGGTGAGCCAAGTGGAGCAAGTGAAGACCCTCCTCTCCATCCTCCCTATATTCGCATGCACCATCGTCTTCAACACCATCTTGGCTCAGCTCCAAACCTTCTCCGTCCAGCAAGGCTCCTCCATGAACACCCGCCTCGGCCACTCCTTCCGTATCCCGCCCGCCTCCCTCCAGTCCATCCCTTACCTCATGCTCATCTTCCTCGTCCCGCTCTACGATGCCCTCTTCGTCCCCTTCGCCCGCCGGCTTACGGGCTGCGAATCTGGGATCTCCCCCCTCCAGCGCATTGGCTTCGGCCTATTCCTGGCCACCTTCTCCATGGTCGCCGCTGCCCTCATGGAGCAAAAGCGGAGGGAGGAGGCGGTCGGCCATGGCGAGATCATCTCCATCTTCTGGATCACACCACAGTTCTTGATCTTCGGGCTCTCCGAGATGTTCACTGCCGTCGGGCTCATCGAGTTCTTCTACAAGCAATCGTCGAACGGGATGCAGGCTTTCTTGATGGCGATCACCTATTGCTCGTATTCATTTGGATTCTATTTCAGCTCCTTGTTGGTGTCCCTGGTGAACAAGGTCACGGCGTCGAACGGCGAAAGCGGTTGGCTCGGCGAGAACGACTTGAACAAGGACAGGCTCGACCTCTTTTATTGGTTACTAGCGGTCCTCAGCTTCCTCAACTTCCTCAACTATCTCTTCTGGTCTCGGTGGGTCTCTCGCGGCCCGCCATCCTCGTTGGCACCGTTGCAGCCTAACGTTAACAATGTCTCTTCGAAGAATTTGGGAAACCTCGATATTAATCGCGACATACCTTAG